Proteins co-encoded in one Girardinichthys multiradiatus isolate DD_20200921_A chromosome 11, DD_fGirMul_XY1, whole genome shotgun sequence genomic window:
- the LOC124876825 gene encoding olfactory receptor 1-like has protein sequence MYKESQFTNILNSTRVRPVKFYLSGFYDIPHVKYYYIFLCFVYIMTVLGNGFLLSVIYLVKTLHTPRYIIVFNLALTDLCGSTALIPKLLDTFLFERRYIVYEACLSYMFFVLFFGSMQSWTLVTMAYDRLIAICFPLRYNVIVTKKSIVTILLCSWISMLMVIAVLVGLLERLSFCGSIVIQSFFCDHGPTFRLACNDTFLNTVMANVTFTLVICIPLVLIGATYVCISIALSRTASREERLKAMQTCTSHLILVALSFIPYLGTNIIVNITNINPNVRILNSSLSHICPTLLNPIIYSLKTEEVINAVKRLLKKKRGMISN, from the coding sequence ATGTACAAAGAGAGTCAGTTTACCAACATATTGAACTCCACACGTGTTCGTCCTGTAAAGTTTTATCTCAGTGGGTTTTACGATATCCCTCATGTTAAGTATTATTACATCTTTTTGTGCTTTGTGTACATCATGACTGTCCTTGGCAATGGTTTTCTGCTTTCTGTTATCTACCTTGTGAAGACTCTTCACACTCCCAGATACATTATAGTGTTCAACTTGGCTCTGACAGATCTGTGTGGGAGCACTGCTCTCATCCCAAAACTATTGGACACATTTCTGTTTGAGAGGAGATACATTGTTTATGAGGCATGCCTAAGTTAcatgttctttgttttattctttggaAGTATGCAGTCATGGACGCTTGTCACAATGGCATATGACAGATTAATTGCAATTTGCTTTCCATTAAGATACAATGTTATTGTCACAAAGAAATCCATAGTCACGATTCTGCTGTGTTCATGGATTTCTATGTTGATGGTAATTGCAGTCTTGGTTGGTCTTCTTGAGCGCCTGTCCTTCTGTGGATCTATAGTAATACAAAGTTTTTTCTGTGATCATGGACCAACATTTCGTCTAGCCTGTAATGACACTTTTCTAAATACTGTAATGGCAAATGTTACTTTTACTTTGGTCATCTGCATTCCTCTTGTACTGATAGGTGCCACCTATGTTTGCATTTCTATAGCGCTGAGCAGGACTGCATCCAGAGAAGAACGACTTAAAGCAATGCAAACTTGTACTTCTCATCTGATTCTGGTGGCACTATCTTTCATACCATATCTGGGCACAAATATAATTGTAAACATTACTAATATTAATCCTAATGTGAGAATCCTCAATTCAAGCTTGTCACACATATGTCCCACTCTGCTTAATCCCATTATATACTCTTTAAAGACAGAGGAAGTGATAAACGCGGTTAAGaggctattaaaaaaaaaaagaggcatGATATCAAATTGA
- the LOC124876654 gene encoding olfactory receptor 1-like, which produces MYKEGKFTIILNSTRVRPVKFYLSGFYNIPHVKYYYIFLCFVYIMTVLGNGFLLSVIYLVKTLHTPRYIIVFNLALTDLCGSTALIPKLLDTFLFERRYIVYEACLSYMFFVLFFGSMQSWTLVAMAYDRLIAICFPLRYNVIVTKKSIVTILLCSWISMLMVIAVLVGLLERLSFCGSIVIQSFFCDHGPTFRLACNDTFLNTVMAYFTFTLVICIPLVLIGATYVCISIALSRTASREERLKAMQTCTSHLILVALSVIPYLGTNIIVNITNISPNVRIFNSSLSHICPTLLNPIIYSLKTEEVTSAVKKLLKKKRGIISN; this is translated from the coding sequence ATGTACAAAGAGGGTAAGTTTACCATCATATTGAACTCCACACGTGTTCGTCCTGTAAAGTTTTATCTCAGTGGGTTTTACAATATCCCTCATGTTAAGTATTATTACATCTTTCTGTGCTTTGTGTACATCATGACTGTCCTTGGCAATGGTTTTCTGCTTTCTGTTATCTACCTGGTGAAGACTCTTCACACTCCCAGATACATTATAGTGTTCAACTTGGCTCTGACAGATCTGTGTGGGAGCACTGCTCTCATCCCAAAACTATTGGACACATTTTTGTTTGAGAGGAGATACATTGTTTATGAGGCATGCCTAAGTTAcatgttctttgttttattctttggaAGTATGCAGTCATGGACGCTTGTCGCAATGGCATATGACAGATTAATTGcaatttgttttccattaaGATACAATGTTATTGTCACAAAGAAATCAATAGTCACGATTCTGCTGTGTTCATGGATATCTATGTTGATGGTCATTGCAGTCTTAGTTGGTCTTCTTGAGCGCCTGTCCTTCTGTGGATCTATAGTAATACAAAGTTTTTTCTGTGATCATGGACCAACATTTCGTCTAGCATGTAATGACACTTTTCTAAATACTGTAATGGcatattttacttttactttggtCATCTGCATTCCTCTTGTACTGATAGGTGCCACCTATGTTTGCATTTCTATAGCGCTGAGCAGGACTGCATCCAGAGAAGAACGACTTAAAGCAATGCAAACTTGTACTTCTCATCTGATTCTGGTGGCACTATCTGTCATACCATATCTGGGCACAAATATAATTGTAAACATTACTAATATTAGTCCTAATGTGAGAATCTTCAATTCCAGCTTGTCACACATATGTCCCACTCTGCTTAATCCCATTATATACTCTTTAAAGACAGAGGAAGTGACAAGTGCAGTTAAGaagctattaaaaaaaaaaagaggcatAATATCAAATTGA